The genomic interval CAGTACTTCGCGGTGCTGCCCGACATCCGCAGCGTCGGCGTCATGGGCGACGAGCGCACGTACGCGCGGCCGATCATTCTGCGCGCCGTGGAGAGCTCCGACGCGATGACCGCCGACTGGGCGAAGCTGCCCTACGACGTGCTGGCGAGGATCTCCGGCAGGATCGTGGCCGAGGTGCCCGGCGTCAACCGCGTGGCGTACGACATAACGAGCAAGCCCCCGGCAACGATTGAGTGGGAATAGTAACTAGAGCCTGATTTTCTCCAATTTTTGCTATTTTACGGCCTTATTTTCGCCATTTTTAACGAAAATAAGGCCGTATCCATTCTTTGGGGGCTCCTTTGGATCGATTCCTCATGAGCAAGCTTGTTGATTGGAAGAACAAGCCGCGCCGCAAGCCGCTTATTCTGAACGGTGCGCGTCAGGTTGGCAAAACGTGGCTGCTCAAGGAGTTTGGCAAAGCACAGTTTGAAAACGTTGCCTATATCAATTTGGATGGTAACCTCAGAATGCAGGAGCAGTTTGAGCTGGGGTATGACATTTCTCGCATTATTTCTGCCATCCAATTCGAGACGAGTGAAGTCGTATCCGAAGGCAGCACCCTTATTATTCTTGACGAGATCCAAGCGTGCCCGAAAGCACTCACTAGCCTCAAGTATTTTTACGAGGAGGCGCCGGGATATGCTGTTGCTGCTGCGGGATCACTTTTGGGCATAACGGTGCATGAAGGTAGCGGTTATCCCGTAGGAAAGGTTGATACGCTGGATCTGTATCCCCTTCATTTCCGGGAGTTTCTTGTCGCGACGGGAAATGGGTCACTTTGCGACCTTCTCGACTCTGGAGACGCTGACCTTATAAATGGTTTTTCGAGTAAGTTCGTCCCACTTCTTCGTCAGTATTATTACGTGGGCGGTATGCCCGAAGTAGTGAGTTCTTTTCTTGGTCGAGGCCTTCTCGAGGATGCGAGAGACGTACAGCTTGAGATCCTAAGAGGCTACGAGCGCGATATCTCGAAGCATCTGGGCAGGACTGAAACGGAGTATGCGCTTGCGGCATGGAGGTCGATTCCGTCTCACCTGGGCCGAGAGAACAAGAAGTTTGTTTTTAGCCACATTGCACAAGGGGCGCGTGCGAGAAACTATCAGGCGGGCATTACGTGGCTAACACAGGCCGGTATTACGACACTTGTCCGGAGGATTTCGAAGCCCGGTATTCCCCTATGCCCCTATGCTGACGATACGGCGTTCAAGCTCTTTTTGGTTGATGTTGGCCTGCTTGGAGCTATGGCACAGATAGATAAGGAAACCGTTATCGGAGGAAATGACATCTTCGAGGAATTTAAGGGATCTCTTACTGAGCAGTATGTTTGTCAGCAGCTTGTCTCTGACTGCGGGCTCGCACCATACTACTGGTCGGCGGAAAACTCCTCGGGCGAGATTGACTTTCTGGTACAGAAAGCGAATTGCGTCTACGCGATCGAGGTAAAGGCTGAGGAGAACTTACGGGCTAGAAGTCTTCGGTCGTTTAAAGATGCTCATCCGGAGATAAAGTCCGTGCGGTTCAGTCTCTCTGGCTATCGTGAACAGGACTGGATGAGAAATGTCTCTCTGTATGCAGTGTCGAATACGAAGCTGTGGGGCTAGGCGTGCGACGACGCGGTCGGATTAAAGGGATTGGGGGAGCAAAATGATTCCTTCGAAATTTGCGCAAGGGGCGTGGGGAAAGAGTTGGGAAGAGGCATGTAAGACAGATGCAGTCCAAGGGACGGCGGGGCTCGGTGAAGAGGGTGTCACTCTCGACATTCCCTGCGGAAAGTTGCTCGGCTTACCGAACGTTGTTGTAAATGGCGCCAGGGAATCTTCCACTGCGGATTTTCTATACGGGTTTTCTCAAGATGGATACGCCCTGGTACTTGGAAATGCCGTATACAGTGGCGGAGAGACGCACTATCCAGGAATGATGCATCAGGTTATCCGCGCAGACTACTTGATGGCGGCAAAGGGCTGCAGTGAGTTTGACCCATCTGCTCAGATTAAAAAGATGGATATAGAACTCAGAAACTTGGCAGATTGGTACGGAAAGTCAGCATATTGTATGATTTATGAGGCTGACGACCAGAAGAATATATGCTTTAAGTCGCTCGAGTATCGAAGAGACGACGATGAACCTTGCATACTGCTAAATAACGATCAATGCACCGTTACATTGTTTATTTAGTAGGTATGCCTTTCCGGGGCTGAATAACAACGAGATGACTTTTAGACATCGATGCGGTCTTAGCGTGCATTTTTTGGCCGGTAAATCTCTTGAAGAAGCTCGCAGTTTTGCCGTTGGCCTTTCGAAGTTTTTTAGCCTGTGCATGGGATTTCATGCTTCGATTCAAACGTTGAAGTTCTATTTTGACGGTAACGGCACGTCCGTTCAATATTACGCTCCATTGCTGGATTCTCCTGCACCATCTAAAAATACCATATGCTCAATGCCGTTTCCCTATCGCGCGCTTGAGGCCAAAATTTGTATTTATCTTAACAGATGGTTTAACCACTGCAATGAAATGGGAGACGAAAAGGACTACGGGCTCATCAAGCGGGCTGGCAATATGATTATTTCGGTTCTTGCCTATGGCTGGAAGATGCCGGTTGAATTGCAGTGCGTATCTGTTTCTCAGGCGCTTGAGGCGATTTCAAAATACAAAACTGATTTGAAGCTGTGGCCAAAAGTGGAGCATAAGCGTATCCAAAAAGAGCTTATGGAACGTATGAA from Coriobacteriia bacterium carries:
- a CDS encoding ATP-binding protein; amino-acid sequence: MDRFLMSKLVDWKNKPRRKPLILNGARQVGKTWLLKEFGKAQFENVAYINLDGNLRMQEQFELGYDISRIISAIQFETSEVVSEGSTLIILDEIQACPKALTSLKYFYEEAPGYAVAAAGSLLGITVHEGSGYPVGKVDTLDLYPLHFREFLVATGNGSLCDLLDSGDADLINGFSSKFVPLLRQYYYVGGMPEVVSSFLGRGLLEDARDVQLEILRGYERDISKHLGRTETEYALAAWRSIPSHLGRENKKFVFSHIAQGARARNYQAGITWLTQAGITTLVRRISKPGIPLCPYADDTAFKLFLVDVGLLGAMAQIDKETVIGGNDIFEEFKGSLTEQYVCQQLVSDCGLAPYYWSAENSSGEIDFLVQKANCVYAIEVKAEENLRARSLRSFKDAHPEIKSVRFSLSGYREQDWMRNVSLYAVSNTKLWG